The nucleotide window TTACCGCCGCAGCAGCCGGTGCGCGCGTGGCCAAACACGGCAATCGCGCCGTTTCGGGCAAGAGCGGCAGCGCCGACGTGCTGCAGGAGCTGGGCGTCAAGATCGATTTGGCGCCGGAAGCGACGGAGCAATGCCTTCACGAGGTGGGACTCGCCTTTCTGTTTGCGCCCGTTCACCATCCGTCGATGAAGCACGCAGCGGTGCCGCGCCGCGAAATGGGCGTGCGCACGGCGTTCAACATCCTGGGGCCGCTGTCGAATCCGGCCTCGACGCAGCGACAGCTGATCGGCGCCTTCAGTCGCGATGCGGCGGAAAAGATGGTGCGCGTGCTGCAAAAGTGCAACAGTCGACACGTTCTGGTCGTGCACAGCCGCGACGGCATGGACGAGCTTTCCATCAGCAGCGAGACAACGGTCTATGAGCTGAAGGACGGCGAAATCCGCCGCAGCGAGGTGCGGCCCGAGCAGTTCGGCATCGAACGGGCGCCGCAGGAAGCGGTGGCCGGCGGCGACGCCAAGCAAAATGCCGAGCTGATGCGGCGCATTCTGGCGGGCGAGCCGAGTCCCTTTGCGGACATTACCGCCCTGAACGCCGGCGCGACACTCTACGTTGCCGGCAAAGCGCCGACTCTGGCTGCGGGCGTCGAAGCGGCGCGCGCGGTTCTGGCCTCCGGCGCCGCCAAGGCCAAGCTGCAGGAACTGGTCGACTTTACGCGGCGATATGCCGTAGAGGGAGCCGCGGCATGACCCTCCTGGAGCCGATTCTCGAAGCGGTGCGCAGCCAGACCGAACGCCGCAAGAAACAGCTGCCTTTGCGGCAGTGTCGGGATATGGCGGAAGGCGTCCGCGACGCTCGGCCGAGCTTTTCGGCCGCCTTGAAGCGGCGCGACGTTGCCCTCATTGCCGAGATCAAAAAGGCTTCCCCCAGCAAGGGGCTGCTTTGCAGTGACTTTCAACCGGCAGAAATTGCTCGGGCCTACGAGCAGGGCGGCGCCGCCGCGGTTTCCGTGCTCACGGAAGAGCAATTTTTCCAAGGCAGTCTCGAGGACCTTGCCTGCGTTGCAAATCAGGTGTCGCTGCCGCTGCTGCGCAAGGATTTTGTCCTCGACCCCTATCAAATTTACGAGGCAAAACTGCACGGAGCAAGTGCGGTGCTGCTTTTGGCGTGCCTGCTCGACCCGATGCAGCTGATGGACTATGTCGAAATCTGTCGTTCGGTCGGTCTGGAAGCCCTGATCGAAGTCCACAACGAGCGTGAGCTCGATACGGCGCTCGCCGCCTCGAGGTTGATCGGCGTCAACAATCGCGACCTAAAGACGTTCATTGTCGACCGGCAGACCAGCTTTCGCCTGGTGCCGCTGATTCCGGCGGAGTACGTCAAGGTCAGCGAGAGCGGTTTTTCATCCTTTAGCGAGATTCAAGAGCTGCGGCGGGCAGGTTACGACGCCTTTCTCGTCGGCGAGGCGCTAATGCGCGCGCAAAATCGCACCGAAGCACTGCGCAGGTTGAGAGGTGAGAATGCTGATCAAGATCTGCGGCATCACGAATCGTGAGGATGCCGAGGCGGCGGTTGCCGCCGGCTCCGACGCGATCGGCCTGATCTTCGCGCCCAGTCCGCGCCGCGTGACGCCGGAGCAGGCCGCCGGCATCGTCAAGGGGCTGCGCGGCGTGCTCAAGATCGGCGTTTTTGTCGATGAATCGCCCGAGGTGATTGCGGAAATCCGCCGATGCTGCGCGCTCGATGCCCTGCAGCTGCACGGTCATGAATCGCCCGAGACCTGCCGCCGATTGGGCGGCCTACTGATCAAGGCGTTCCGCGTCGATCACGAATCGGTTTTCGCCCGCTTTGTCGATTATCCCGCCGGCACTCTGTTTCTGCTCGACGCCTTTTCGCGGCAGGCGGCAGGAGGGACCGGAAAGGTCATCGATCCGGCGATTCTCGATCAGTGTCCCGATTTTTCCCGCGTCATTCTCGCCGGCGGTGTCGGCGTTGAAAACGCCGCGTCACTTGTCGACCGCTATGCGCCGCTCGGCCTGGACGCCAACTCCAGGCTCGAACTTGCGCCGGGCAAAAAGGATCACGACAAAATGCGGGAGTTTGTCCAGGCGGTGCGCGCCGCCGAACGGCTGCTGCGCGCCAAGGATTCGGTTCAACCAAGAGGAAATCCATGAGAAAAAGAGGCTATTTCGGCCGCTTCGGCGGCCGCTTTGTGCCGGAGCTGCTCATGCCGGCGCTTTATGAACTGGAGGAGGGATTCAGAACCATCGCCCGTTCGGCCGAATTCAAACAGGAGCTCGGCCGGCTGCTGCACCTCTACGCCGGTCGGCCTACGCCGATCTATTTTGCCGAGCGGCTGAGCGCCCATGCCGGCGGAGCGAGAATCTTTCTCAAGCGCGAAGACCTGCTGCATACCGGCTCGCACAAGATCAACAATTGCCTGGGACAGGCGCTGCTGGCGAAAAAGATGGGCAAGCGGAACATCATTGCCGAGACGGGCGCGGGACAGCACGGCGTGGCGACGGCCACGGTCTGCGCCCTCATGGGAATGAACTGCCGCATCTTTATGGGCGAGGAGGACATAGCCCGGCAGCATTTGAACGTTCTGCGCATGCGGCTGCTCGGCGCCGAGGTGGTGCCGGTCACCAGCGGCAGCCGAACCCTAAAGGACGCCACCAGCGAGGCCATGCGCGCGTGGATCGCTTCGGTGAAAACCACTCAGTACATGCTCGGCTCGGTCGTCGGGCCGCATCCGTTTCCGCTGATGGTGCGCGAGTTCCAGTCGGTCATCGGTCGCGAGGCCAAGCGCCAGATGAAGCGCTTCGGCGTCGATACGCCGGATTACGTCGTCGCCTGCGTCGGCGGCGGCTCGAACGCCGCCGGCATCTTTCATCCCTTTCGCCGCAGCGGGGCGCAGCTGATCGGCGTTGAAGCGGGCGGCAGAGGGCCAAGCTTGGGCGAAAACGCCGCTTCCATCACCTACGGGAGCCTCGGCGTGTTTCACGGCAAAAAGAGCTATTTTCTGCAGAACGATCAAGGGCAGATCGTGCCCGCTCACTCCATTGCCGCCGGATTGGATTACCCCGGCGTCGGGCCGGAGCATGCCTACTATCACGACCGCGGCCTGGCGCGCTATGTGACGGTCACCGATGCGGAGGCCCTGGCGGCTTTTCGCCTTCTCTCGCAGTTGGAGGGCATCATTCCGGCGCTGGAAAGCGCGCATGCCGTCGCCTATGCCGTCAAACTGGCTGCCGAATTGCCGAAAGATAAAGTGATTTTGGTCAATTTATCGGGACGCGGCGACAAGGATACCCGCGCCCTCGACGCGGCAGGAGGTGAGGCATGAACCGATTGGAGAAGAAACTGCAGGGACTGCGGCAAACCGGCGAAAAAGCGGCCGTCTTTTTCGTGACCGCGGGCGATCCGTCGCTC belongs to candidate division KSB1 bacterium and includes:
- the trpD gene encoding anthranilate phosphoribosyltransferase, yielding MIRETLEYLSQGLDMTEDHAFRLMNRIMDGECTPAQIAGLLIALKMKGETVSELTGFVKAMRAKAVKIRAPEDTVDTCGTGGDGKGTFNVSTAAAITAAAAGARVAKHGNRAVSGKSGSADVLQELGVKIDLAPEATEQCLHEVGLAFLFAPVHHPSMKHAAVPRREMGVRTAFNILGPLSNPASTQRQLIGAFSRDAAEKMVRVLQKCNSRHVLVVHSRDGMDELSISSETTVYELKDGEIRRSEVRPEQFGIERAPQEAVAGGDAKQNAELMRRILAGEPSPFADITALNAGATLYVAGKAPTLAAGVEAARAVLASGAAKAKLQELVDFTRRYAVEGAAA
- the trpC gene encoding indole-3-glycerol phosphate synthase TrpC, with translation MTLLEPILEAVRSQTERRKKQLPLRQCRDMAEGVRDARPSFSAALKRRDVALIAEIKKASPSKGLLCSDFQPAEIARAYEQGGAAAVSVLTEEQFFQGSLEDLACVANQVSLPLLRKDFVLDPYQIYEAKLHGASAVLLLACLLDPMQLMDYVEICRSVGLEALIEVHNERELDTALAASRLIGVNNRDLKTFIVDRQTSFRLVPLIPAEYVKVSESGFSSFSEIQELRRAGYDAFLVGEALMRAQNRTEALRRLRGENADQDLRHHES
- the trpB gene encoding tryptophan synthase subunit beta; its protein translation is MRKRGYFGRFGGRFVPELLMPALYELEEGFRTIARSAEFKQELGRLLHLYAGRPTPIYFAERLSAHAGGARIFLKREDLLHTGSHKINNCLGQALLAKKMGKRNIIAETGAGQHGVATATVCALMGMNCRIFMGEEDIARQHLNVLRMRLLGAEVVPVTSGSRTLKDATSEAMRAWIASVKTTQYMLGSVVGPHPFPLMVREFQSVIGREAKRQMKRFGVDTPDYVVACVGGGSNAAGIFHPFRRSGAQLIGVEAGGRGPSLGENAASITYGSLGVFHGKKSYFLQNDQGQIVPAHSIAAGLDYPGVGPEHAYYHDRGLARYVTVTDAEALAAFRLLSQLEGIIPALESAHAVAYAVKLAAELPKDKVILVNLSGRGDKDTRALDAAGGEA
- a CDS encoding phosphoribosylanthranilate isomerase, with the protein product MLIKICGITNREDAEAAVAAGSDAIGLIFAPSPRRVTPEQAAGIVKGLRGVLKIGVFVDESPEVIAEIRRCCALDALQLHGHESPETCRRLGGLLIKAFRVDHESVFARFVDYPAGTLFLLDAFSRQAAGGTGKVIDPAILDQCPDFSRVILAGGVGVENAASLVDRYAPLGLDANSRLELAPGKKDHDKMREFVQAVRAAERLLRAKDSVQPRGNP